A stretch of DNA from Desulfosarcina ovata subsp. ovata:
AGGGCCATCAGGGCGCCGACCACGCGGCCGGTCTTGCCGCGCACGATCTCGGGGATATCCGGGTTCTTCTTCTGGGGCATGATGCTGCTGCCCGTGGCAAAGGCATCGGACAGGGTGATGAAGCCGAACTCGGAGGTGGACCAGAGCACCAGCTCTTCGGACAGCCGGCTGAGATGAACCATGCAGATGCTGGCTGCCGAGAGAAATTCCAGGACGAAATCACGGTCCGAAACCGCATCCATGCTGTTGGCGCTGACCGCTGGAAAATCGAGCAGCTCGGCGGTGTAGGTCCGATCGATGGGATAGGTCGTTCCCGCCAGGGCGGCGGCCCCCAGGGGCATGACGTTGATGCGCGTCAGGCATTCGTTAAAACGCTGCTGGTCCCGGAAAAACATCTCGTAGTAGGCCAGCATGTGATGGGCGAAAAGCACGGGCTGGGCCCGCTGGGTATGGGTGTACCCGGGCATGACCACGTCCGCATGGGCCTCGGCCAGATCGACCAGCACCGTTCTCAGGCCCTTGAGCAAATCGATCGTCTGACGGGTCTCCTCGCGCAGATACATGCGCACGTCCAGGGCCACCTGATCGTTGCGGCTGCGGGCCGTGTGCAGCTTCTGGGCCACCTTGCCGGCCACCTGCAGCAGGCGCGCCTCGATGTGCATGTGGATGTCTTCCAGGCTGTCGTCGAAAACGAACTTGCCATGGTCCAGCTCGCGCTTGATCGTGCCCAGTCCTTCGACCAGCTGGGACGCCTCCTCGTCGGTGATCACGCCGACCTTGGCC
This window harbors:
- the argH gene encoding argininosuccinate lyase encodes the protein MAEKPWDGRFSEKTDKSVEAFTASIAYDRRLYPYDIAGSIAHCRMLAKVGVITDEEASQLVEGLGTIKRELDHGKFVFDDSLEDIHMHIEARLLQVAGKVAQKLHTARSRNDQVALDVRMYLREETRQTIDLLKGLRTVLVDLAEAHADVVMPGYTHTQRAQPVLFAHHMLAYYEMFFRDQQRFNECLTRINVMPLGAAALAGTTYPIDRTYTAELLDFPAVSANSMDAVSDRDFVLEFLSAASICMVHLSRLSEELVLWSTSEFGFITLSDAFATGSSIMPQKKNPDIPEIVRGKTGRVVGALMALITLMKSLPMAYNRDMQEDKEPLFDAVDTLKACLSINAQMLPRITVNRDTMRRAASMGFLNATDMADYLVGQGMPFRKAHDCVGKAVAFALEKGKELDQLTLDELKPFSQLIKPDLFDHLTLEHMIDRRQSLGGTATDNVRQALAEARKVLAAGEAA